ATGCGCCCGTTCCTCGGCCGACAGTTTGCGCACCGTGAGCGGATACGCCACGTTCTGCTCGACCGTCAGATGCGGGAACAGCGCGTAGTTCTGAAACACCATGCCGATGTTACGTTTGTGCGGCGGCACAGTATTGAGCAGCGTGCCATCGAGCCAGATTTCTCCACCTGTGGGGAATTCAAAACCCGCCAGCATCATCAGACATGTGGTTTTCCCTGACCCGGACGGTCCGAGCAGCGTCAGGAATTCGCCCTGATAGATATCCAGATCGAGCTGTTTGACGACCAGCGTTTCGCCGTCGTACGTCTTGCGCACACCTCGAAAGCTGACGATCACGTCATCGGTTTTCATCGCACTAGTCTCCTCTGCGGTCCGGCTGGCTTCCGCTGCAAAGCAGCAGGATTGCATTAATTGCGTGGCTCACTATAGTCCCTTACGGTTCTACAATATGGAACCATTTCATTATTCCGGATAGAACCACTTGGACACCGTGATCTTGTCGGATTGGCTTGCGGCGCGGCTCGACCGCGCCGCCGCCGAACCGGTCTACAGGCAGACGTTACGGCTGATGCAGCAGGCCATCCTGACCGGCCAGCTGCCGCCCGGCACCAAGCTGCCGAGCTCGCGCACGCTCGCCGAAGACCTCGGCATCGCGCGCAATACGGTGCTGCACGTCTACGATCAGCTGACCGCCGAAGGCTATGTGATCTCCACCACCGGCAGCGGCACCTATGTCGCCGACACTCGGCCGGACACGGCGGCGGTGAATGCGCGCAAGAAGCCGGTACTGGCGAGCAGCGATGCAGACGCTGCCAATCAGGCCGCCGAGCCCGCCAAGCCGCCCAAACGCGATCTCGGCGACCTCTCCGCGCGCGGACGGAGGCTGATCGATCAGGCCGGCGTATCCGCCAAACAGTGGGGCGCGTTCATGCCGGGCGTGCCCGACGTCGCCGAATTTCCGGCGCGCACCTGGAGCCGCCTGCAGGCAAGACTCTGGAAGGAAGCCAATCCCGATCTGCTGACGTATGCGCCGGGCGGCGGTTATCGTCCGCTAAGGCGCGCGCTTTCCGATTACCTGCGCGTCGCGCGTTCGGTGAATTGCACGCCCGATCAGATCATCATCACGACGGGCATTCATCAGTCGATCGATCTGGCCGTACGTTTATTGACCGACGTTGGCGACCGCGCGTGGGTCGAAGAACCCTGTTACTGGGGCGCGCGCAGCGTGCTGCAATCGTCGGGGATCACGCTGGTACCCGTGCCGGTTGACGACGAAGGCCTCAACCCGCGCGAGCAGGATCTGCAACAGCCGCCGCGGTTGGCGCTCGTCACGCCGTCGCATCAATATCCGCTCGGCATGGTGATGAGTCTCGCGCGCCGCCGCACGCTGCTCGAGTACGCACGCCAGCACAACGTGTGGATCATCGAGGACGACTACGACAGCGAGTTCCGCTACGGGAGCCGTCCTCTAGCATCGCTGCAAGGGCTCGACGACGCCGGCCAGGTGATCTACGTGGGCAGCCTGGGGAAGATGCTGTTTCCAGGTTTGCGGATCGGCTACATGATCGCGCCGGAGCATCTGGTGGATACGTTCCGCACGGGCGTTGCGGAGTTGTATCGCGAGGGACAGTTGATGCAGCAGGCGGTGATGACCGACTTCATCATGGACGGCCATCTCACGTCGCATGTTCGCCGTATGCGCGCGCTCTACGGCGAGCGCCGGCAGATTCTGATCGACGCGATCACCGCGCGTTTCGGCAACGAACTCCCGGTAATGGGCGACGAAGCCGGCCTGCATCTGGTGCTCGGCCTGCCCGACCATGCGAACGATCGCGCAGTCACCGCGGCCGCTTACGATGCCGGCGTCATCGTGCGTCCGCTCGCCGCTTACTACAGCAGCGAGACGCCCGCACGGCGCGGATTGTTGCTGGGGTACGCCTGCGTACCGAACGAAAAGATCGGCCCGGCGTTC
This genomic stretch from Paraburkholderia caffeinilytica harbors:
- a CDS encoding PLP-dependent aminotransferase family protein, which encodes MDTVILSDWLAARLDRAAAEPVYRQTLRLMQQAILTGQLPPGTKLPSSRTLAEDLGIARNTVLHVYDQLTAEGYVISTTGSGTYVADTRPDTAAVNARKKPVLASSDADAANQAAEPAKPPKRDLGDLSARGRRLIDQAGVSAKQWGAFMPGVPDVAEFPARTWSRLQARLWKEANPDLLTYAPGGGYRPLRRALSDYLRVARSVNCTPDQIIITTGIHQSIDLAVRLLTDVGDRAWVEEPCYWGARSVLQSSGITLVPVPVDDEGLNPREQDLQQPPRLALVTPSHQYPLGMVMSLARRRTLLEYARQHNVWIIEDDYDSEFRYGSRPLASLQGLDDAGQVIYVGSLGKMLFPGLRIGYMIAPEHLVDTFRTGVAELYREGQLMQQAVMTDFIMDGHLTSHVRRMRALYGERRQILIDAITARFGNELPVMGDEAGLHLVLGLPDHANDRAVTAAAYDAGVIVRPLAAYYSSETPARRGLLLGYACVPNEKIGPAFDTLARVIEQTALKKKPTRAA